The following proteins come from a genomic window of Pseudomonas sp. MAG733B:
- a CDS encoding cell division protein FtsQ/DivIB: MHGAQVRHQPPAPGRKPVPRGASRMVAKEPMSARLPKANFGFLKSLFWPVLLVALGFGTYEGAQRLLPYADRPITKINVQGDLSYISQQAVQQRIAPYVASSFFTVDLASMRSELEQMPWIAHAEVRRVWPDQVVIRLEEQLPVARWGDESLLNNQGQAFTPRELANYEHLPQLFGPQRAQQQVMQQYQVLSQMLRPMGFSIARLELRERGSWFLTTGPGSAGPGIELLLGRGNLVEKMRRFIAIYDKTLKEQITNIARIDLRYANGLAVGWREPVAPTTAQPAVAKN, encoded by the coding sequence ATGCACGGCGCTCAAGTCAGACATCAGCCACCCGCACCCGGCCGCAAGCCGGTGCCGCGGGGTGCCAGCCGAATGGTGGCCAAAGAGCCGATGTCTGCGCGCCTGCCGAAAGCCAATTTCGGTTTTCTGAAAAGCCTGTTCTGGCCGGTGCTGCTGGTGGCATTGGGGTTCGGTACTTACGAAGGTGCACAGCGATTGCTGCCGTACGCCGACCGGCCGATCACCAAGATCAACGTGCAGGGCGACTTGAGTTACATCAGCCAGCAAGCGGTGCAGCAGCGGATTGCCCCGTATGTGGCGTCGAGCTTTTTCACCGTCGACCTGGCGAGCATGCGCTCGGAGCTGGAACAGATGCCATGGATTGCCCACGCCGAAGTGCGTCGGGTATGGCCGGATCAAGTGGTCATCCGCCTGGAAGAACAACTGCCGGTGGCCCGCTGGGGCGACGAGTCGCTGTTGAACAACCAGGGCCAGGCGTTCACCCCGCGTGAGCTGGCGAACTACGAACACCTGCCACAGCTGTTCGGCCCACAACGGGCTCAGCAGCAAGTAATGCAGCAATACCAGGTCCTGAGCCAGATGCTCAGGCCAATGGGCTTCTCGATTGCGCGCCTGGAGTTGCGTGAGCGAGGCAGCTGGTTCCTGACCACTGGCCCCGGCAGCGCGGGCCCCGGAATCGAACTGCTGCTGGGACGCGGCAACCTGGTGGAAAAGATGCGCCGCTTCATTGCCATCTATGACAAGACGCTCAAAGAACAGATTACGAACATTGCGCGCATCGATCTGCGCTACGCCAACGGCCTCGCTGTTGGCTGGCGGGAACCTGTAGCGCCCACGACAGCCCAACCCGCTGTCGCGAAGAATTAA
- a CDS encoding D-alanine--D-alanine ligase, protein MTAAYANLVSTIAPKDFGRVAVLFGGKSAEREVSLKSGNAVLDALQSAGVDAFGLDVGDDLLQRLQSEKIDRAFIILHGRGGEDGSMQGLLECLGIPYTGSGILASALAMDKLRTKQVWHSLGIPTPRHAVLRSEADCISAATELGFPLIVKPAHEGSSIGMAKVTSAPELIDAWKAASTYDSQVLVEQWIQGPEFTIATLRDQVLPPIALGTTHSFYDYDAKYIANDTQYRIPCGLDTAKEKELMDLTAKACEALGIAGWGRADVMQDADGQFWFLEVNTAPGMTDHSLVPMAARAAGLDFQQLVLAILAASVEESRG, encoded by the coding sequence ATGACTGCTGCCTACGCCAACCTCGTCTCCACGATCGCGCCGAAAGATTTCGGCCGCGTCGCCGTGCTGTTCGGCGGCAAGAGTGCCGAGCGCGAAGTGTCCCTGAAGTCGGGTAACGCCGTTCTCGACGCGCTGCAAAGCGCGGGCGTGGACGCGTTCGGCCTCGACGTCGGTGATGACCTGCTGCAGCGTCTGCAGAGTGAAAAGATCGACCGCGCCTTCATCATCCTCCACGGTCGGGGCGGTGAAGACGGCAGCATGCAGGGCCTGCTCGAATGCCTGGGTATTCCTTACACCGGCAGCGGCATCCTCGCTTCGGCACTGGCCATGGACAAGCTGCGCACCAAGCAGGTCTGGCACAGCCTCGGGATTCCGACGCCGCGTCACGCCGTGCTGCGCAGCGAGGCCGATTGTATTTCGGCAGCGACGGAACTGGGCTTCCCTTTGATCGTCAAACCGGCGCATGAAGGTTCAAGTATCGGGATGGCCAAAGTGACTTCCGCGCCGGAGTTGATCGACGCATGGAAAGCGGCCAGTACCTACGATTCGCAAGTGTTGGTCGAGCAATGGATTCAAGGTCCGGAGTTCACCATCGCCACCCTGCGTGACCAGGTGTTGCCTCCAATCGCCCTGGGCACGACGCACAGTTTCTACGACTACGACGCCAAGTACATCGCCAACGATACCCAGTACCGCATTCCGTGCGGGCTGGACACTGCCAAGGAAAAGGAACTCATGGACCTCACGGCGAAAGCCTGTGAAGCGCTGGGTATCGCCGGTTGGGGCAGGGCGGACGTGATGCAGGACGCCGACGGACAGTTCTGGTTCCTGGAAGTCAACACGGCGCCGGGCATGACCGATCACAGCCTGGTGCCGATGGCGGCCCGTGCTGCCGGTCTGGATTTCCAGCAACTGGTCCTGGCCATCCTGGCCGCCAGTGTTGAAGAGTCGAGAGGTTAA
- the murC gene encoding UDP-N-acetylmuramate--L-alanine ligase, whose amino-acid sequence MVENQKAMPQPEMRRIRRIHFVGIGGVGMCGIAEVLLNLGYQVSGSDLKASPVTERLESFGAQIFIGHRAENAAAADVLVVSSAVNTSNPEVATALERRIPVVPRAEMLAELMRYRHGIAVAGTHGKTTTTSLIASVFAAGGLDPTFVIGGRLNAAGTNAQLGTSRYLIAEADESDASFLHLQPLVAVVTNIDADHMATYGGDFNVLKKTFVEFLHNLPFYGLAVVCLDDPVVREILPQVKRPTVTYGFGDDCDVRAINVRQQGMQTFFTVLRPDREPLDVSVNMPGNHNVLNALATICIATDEGVSDEAIVQGLSGFQGVGRRFQVYGELPVEGGNVMLVDDYGHHPTEVAAVIKAVRGGWPDRRLVMVYQPHRYSRTRDLYDDFVNVLADANVLLLMEVYPAGEEPIPGADSRKLCNSIRQRGQLDPIYIERGVDLAPVVKPLLRAGDILLCQGAGDIGGLAPKLLKSELFAGAVAAPEKGKLK is encoded by the coding sequence ATGGTTGAGAATCAGAAAGCCATGCCGCAACCGGAAATGCGCCGCATCCGTCGCATCCACTTCGTTGGAATCGGCGGCGTCGGCATGTGCGGGATTGCCGAAGTGTTGTTGAACCTGGGCTATCAAGTGTCCGGTTCCGACCTGAAGGCTTCGCCGGTCACCGAGCGCCTGGAGTCTTTCGGCGCGCAGATCTTTATCGGCCACCGTGCCGAGAACGCTGCCGCCGCCGACGTGCTGGTGGTGTCGAGCGCCGTGAACACCTCGAACCCGGAAGTCGCCACCGCGCTGGAACGCCGTATTCCTGTAGTGCCGCGCGCAGAAATGCTGGCTGAGCTGATGCGCTACCGCCACGGCATCGCCGTCGCCGGTACCCACGGCAAAACCACCACCACCAGCCTGATCGCTTCGGTGTTTGCAGCCGGTGGCCTGGACCCGACGTTCGTCATTGGTGGCCGTCTGAATGCCGCGGGCACCAATGCCCAGCTCGGCACCAGCCGTTACCTGATCGCCGAAGCCGACGAAAGCGATGCCAGCTTCCTGCACCTGCAACCGCTGGTGGCCGTGGTCACCAACATCGACGCCGATCACATGGCGACCTACGGCGGTGACTTCAACGTACTGAAGAAAACCTTCGTCGAGTTCCTGCACAACCTGCCGTTCTACGGTCTGGCGGTGGTGTGCCTGGACGATCCGGTCGTGCGCGAAATCCTCCCGCAGGTCAAACGTCCGACCGTCACTTACGGTTTCGGCGACGACTGCGACGTACGCGCGATCAATGTTCGCCAGCAAGGCATGCAGACCTTCTTCACCGTGCTGCGTCCTGACCGCGAGCCGCTGGATGTCTCGGTGAACATGCCGGGCAACCACAACGTATTGAACGCACTGGCGACCATTTGCATCGCCACCGACGAGGGCGTCAGCGATGAAGCCATCGTCCAGGGCCTGTCCGGGTTCCAGGGTGTCGGCCGTCGCTTCCAGGTCTACGGCGAACTGCCGGTAGAGGGCGGCAACGTGATGCTGGTCGATGATTACGGTCACCACCCGACCGAAGTCGCCGCCGTGATCAAAGCCGTGCGCGGTGGCTGGCCGGATCGCCGACTGGTGATGGTCTACCAGCCGCACCGCTACAGCCGCACCCGCGATCTGTACGACGATTTCGTCAATGTACTGGCCGACGCCAACGTGCTGCTGCTGATGGAAGTCTATCCGGCGGGCGAAGAGCCGATTCCGGGTGCCGACAGCCGCAAGCTGTGCAACAGCATCCGCCAGCGCGGTCAGCTTGATCCGATCTACATCGAGCGTGGTGTCGACCTCGCGCCAGTGGTCAAGCCGCTGCTGCGTGCCGGCGACATCCTGCTGTGCCAGGGGGCCGGTGATATCGGCGGCCTCGCGCCAAAACTGTTGAAAAGTGAGTTGTTCGCCGGTGCGGTTGCCGCGCCGGAGAAGGGGAAGTTGAAATGA
- the murG gene encoding undecaprenyldiphospho-muramoylpentapeptide beta-N-acetylglucosaminyltransferase, whose amino-acid sequence MGANVLIMAGGTGGHVFPALACAREFQARGYTVHWLGTPRGIENELVPAAGIELHRINASGLRGKGKLSLLKAPFMLLKSVWQARAIIRQLRPACVVGFGGYVTGPGGVAAKLAGVPVIVHEQNAVAGTANRLLVPLAARVCEAFPDTFTLSNSRRTTGNPVRTELFLETPRPALAGRKARLLILGGSLGAEPLNKLLPEALSQVAVDLRPDVFHQAGKNHDEVTAERYRAAGVEAQVQPFIKDMAQAYGWADLVVCRAGALTISELAAAGLPSMLVPLPHAIDDHQTRNADYLAREGAAFLMPQRTTGAADLAARLTEVLMQPQRLEEMAQAARRLAKPDATRNVVDTCLEVAHG is encoded by the coding sequence ATGGGCGCTAACGTATTGATCATGGCTGGCGGCACCGGTGGGCATGTATTCCCGGCGCTGGCCTGCGCCCGCGAATTCCAGGCGCGCGGTTACACCGTGCATTGGTTGGGTACGCCGCGCGGCATCGAAAACGAACTGGTCCCGGCGGCCGGCATCGAACTGCATCGGATCAACGCCAGCGGACTGCGGGGCAAAGGCAAATTGTCGTTGCTCAAAGCGCCGTTCATGTTGCTCAAATCGGTCTGGCAGGCGCGGGCGATCATTCGTCAACTGCGGCCAGCCTGTGTGGTCGGCTTTGGTGGCTATGTGACCGGTCCTGGCGGTGTTGCCGCCAAACTGGCCGGCGTGCCGGTGATCGTTCATGAACAGAACGCCGTGGCCGGTACCGCCAATCGGTTGCTGGTGCCGTTGGCCGCCCGAGTCTGTGAAGCGTTCCCCGACACCTTTACCCTGTCGAACAGCCGTCGAACCACCGGTAACCCGGTGCGCACCGAGCTGTTCCTCGAAACACCGCGACCAGCCCTGGCCGGTCGCAAGGCGCGTTTGCTGATCCTTGGCGGAAGCCTGGGCGCAGAGCCGTTGAACAAGTTGCTGCCTGAAGCCCTGTCGCAAGTCGCCGTCGACCTGCGCCCGGACGTGTTCCATCAGGCCGGCAAAAACCACGATGAAGTGACTGCAGAGCGCTACCGCGCGGCTGGCGTCGAGGCGCAGGTGCAGCCCTTCATCAAAGACATGGCCCAAGCCTATGGCTGGGCCGACCTGGTGGTATGTCGCGCAGGTGCGCTGACCATCAGTGAACTGGCTGCCGCCGGTCTGCCCTCGATGCTGGTGCCATTGCCCCACGCGATTGACGATCACCAGACCCGCAACGCCGATTATTTGGCCCGTGAAGGCGCAGCCTTCCTGATGCCGCAAAGAACGACTGGCGCAGCGGATCTTGCCGCGCGCCTGACAGAGGTCCTGATGCAACCGCAACGACTCGAAGAAATGGCCCAAGCGGCCCGCCGTCTGGCCAAACCCGATGCCACCCGTAACGTGGTCGATACCTGTCTGGAGGTGGCCCATGGTTGA
- the ftsW gene encoding putative lipid II flippase FtsW → MLNIIKPYPSPLITGRGIDLDFPMLAGCLALLGLGLIMIASASTEVAAVQSGSALYYMIRHLIYVVLGLGACIVTMMIPIATWQRLGWLMLLGAFGLLVMVIIPGIGREVNGSMRWIGFSFFNVQPSEIAKVFVVIYLAGYLVRRQKEVRESWMGFFKPFIVLLPMAGLLLMEPDFGATVVMMGAAAAMLFLGGVGLFRFSLMVVLAVGAVVLLIQMQPYRMARLTNFADPWADQFGAGYQLSQALIAFGRGEWLGVGLGNSVQKQFYLPEAHTDFVFSVLAEELGAVGSLCTVALFVFVCIRGMYIGLWAEKAKQFFAAYVAYGLSFLWIGQFLINIGVNVGLLPTKGLTLPFLSYGGSSLVICCACLGLLLRIEWESRTHLGSEEMEFHESDFAEEPNHGR, encoded by the coding sequence CTGCTGAACATCATCAAGCCGTACCCATCGCCACTGATCACCGGGCGCGGTATCGACCTCGACTTCCCGATGCTCGCCGGGTGCCTGGCGTTGCTCGGCCTCGGGCTGATCATGATTGCCTCGGCCTCCACTGAAGTGGCAGCCGTGCAGTCGGGCAGCGCCCTGTATTACATGATTCGCCACCTTATCTATGTGGTGCTGGGGCTCGGCGCCTGCATCGTCACCATGATGATTCCGATCGCCACCTGGCAACGCCTGGGCTGGCTGATGCTGCTGGGCGCGTTCGGCTTGCTGGTGATGGTGATCATCCCCGGCATCGGCCGTGAAGTGAACGGTTCGATGCGCTGGATCGGTTTCAGTTTCTTCAACGTGCAGCCGTCCGAAATCGCCAAGGTGTTCGTGGTGATTTACCTCGCCGGTTATCTGGTGCGTCGCCAGAAAGAAGTGCGTGAAAGCTGGATGGGCTTCTTCAAGCCGTTCATCGTTCTGCTGCCAATGGCGGGCCTGTTGCTGATGGAACCTGACTTCGGGGCCACCGTCGTGATGATGGGGGCTGCGGCGGCGATGCTGTTCCTCGGCGGAGTCGGCTTGTTCCGGTTCTCTCTGATGGTGGTGCTCGCGGTCGGTGCGGTGGTGCTGTTGATCCAGATGCAGCCGTATCGAATGGCGCGTCTGACCAACTTCGCCGACCCGTGGGCTGACCAGTTCGGTGCCGGCTATCAGCTGTCCCAGGCCTTGATCGCGTTCGGTCGCGGCGAGTGGCTGGGCGTTGGCCTGGGCAACAGCGTGCAGAAACAGTTCTATCTGCCGGAAGCGCACACCGACTTCGTGTTCTCGGTCCTGGCCGAAGAGCTGGGCGCCGTGGGTTCCTTGTGCACGGTCGCGCTGTTCGTCTTCGTCTGTATTCGCGGCATGTACATCGGTTTGTGGGCCGAGAAGGCCAAGCAGTTCTTCGCAGCTTATGTGGCCTACGGTTTGTCGTTCCTGTGGATCGGTCAGTTCCTGATCAACATCGGCGTGAACGTCGGCCTGCTGCCTACCAAGGGCCTGACCTTGCCGTTCCTCAGTTATGGCGGCAGTTCCCTGGTGATTTGCTGTGCCTGTCTCGGCTTGTTGCTGCGCATCGAGTGGGAGAGTCGAACCCACTTGGGCAGTGAAGAGATGGAGTTCCATGAGAGCGACTTCGCCGAGGAGCCGAACCATGGGCGCTAA
- the murD gene encoding UDP-N-acetylmuramoyl-L-alanine--D-glutamate ligase, with amino-acid sequence MSLIASDHFRIVVGLGKSGMSLVRFLANRGVAFAVADTRENPPELATLKRDYPHVEVRCGELDVEFLCRADELYVSPGLALATPALQAAAARGVKLSGDIELFARNAKAPIVAISGSNAKSTVTTLVGEMAAAAGKRVAVGGNLGTPALDLLSDDIELYVMELSSFQLETTDQLNAEVATVLNISEDHMDRYSGLPAYHLAKHRIFRGAKQFVVNRQDALSRPLMGEGQPCWTFGLTKPDFKAFGIREEDGEKYLAFEFQNLMPVRELKIRGAHNQSNALAALALGHAVGLPFDAMLSALRTFAGLEHRCQWVRDLDGVGYYNDSKATNVGAALAAIEGLGADIDGKVVLIAGGDGKGAEFNDLRDPVAANCRAVILMGRDSDKIGEAIGDAVPLIRATTLIDAVEQCRAAAQPGDVVLLSPACASFDMFKNYEDRGHQFVQAVEELA; translated from the coding sequence GTGTCTCTGATCGCTTCTGACCACTTCCGCATCGTTGTCGGCCTCGGCAAGAGCGGCATGTCCCTGGTTCGCTTCCTGGCGAACCGGGGCGTGGCGTTTGCCGTGGCCGATACGCGGGAAAATCCACCGGAACTGGCCACGCTCAAGCGTGACTATCCGCACGTGGAAGTGCGTTGTGGCGAGCTGGACGTCGAATTCCTGTGCCGTGCCGACGAGCTCTACGTGAGTCCAGGTCTGGCGCTGGCGACCCCGGCCTTGCAGGCTGCCGCTGCCCGTGGCGTGAAATTGTCCGGCGATATCGAGCTGTTCGCGCGTAACGCGAAGGCGCCGATCGTGGCCATCAGCGGTTCCAACGCAAAAAGCACCGTGACCACCCTGGTCGGCGAGATGGCGGCTGCGGCCGGCAAGCGTGTCGCCGTCGGCGGCAACCTCGGCACGCCGGCGCTGGACCTGCTGAGCGACGACATCGAGCTGTACGTAATGGAGTTGTCGAGTTTCCAACTGGAAACCACCGACCAGCTCAACGCCGAAGTGGCGACCGTGCTCAACATCAGCGAAGACCACATGGACCGCTACAGCGGTCTGCCGGCTTATCACCTGGCCAAGCACCGGATTTTCCGTGGTGCCAAGCAGTTTGTGGTCAACCGTCAGGACGCCCTGAGCCGTCCGCTGATGGGCGAGGGGCAGCCGTGCTGGACCTTCGGCCTGACCAAACCGGATTTCAAGGCTTTCGGTATCCGTGAAGAAGACGGCGAGAAGTACCTGGCCTTCGAATTCCAGAACCTGATGCCGGTGCGCGAGCTGAAAATTCGCGGTGCACATAACCAGTCCAATGCCCTCGCGGCATTGGCGCTCGGTCATGCCGTGGGCCTGCCGTTCGACGCCATGCTCTCGGCCCTGCGCACCTTCGCCGGTCTTGAGCATCGCTGCCAGTGGGTGCGTGACCTGGATGGCGTGGGCTATTACAACGATTCCAAGGCCACCAACGTGGGCGCCGCACTGGCAGCCATCGAAGGCCTGGGCGCGGACATCGACGGCAAGGTCGTGCTGATCGCCGGTGGCGATGGCAAAGGTGCCGAGTTCAACGACCTGCGTGATCCGGTGGCGGCCAACTGCCGCGCCGTGATCCTCATGGGCCGCGACTCCGACAAGATCGGCGAGGCCATCGGCGATGCTGTACCGCTGATTCGCGCAACCACATTGATTGATGCCGTTGAGCAATGTCGCGCCGCTGCGCAACCGGGTGACGTGGTGCTGCTGTCGCCAGCCTGCGCCAGCTTCGACATGTTCAAGAACTACGAAGACCGTGGTCACCAGTTCGTCCAAGCTGTGGAGGAACTGGCATGA
- the mraY gene encoding phospho-N-acetylmuramoyl-pentapeptide-transferase encodes MLLLLAEYLQQFYKGFAVFQYLTLRGILGVLTALVLSLCYGPWMIRTLQNRQIGQSVRNDGPQSHLSKSGTPTMGGALILSSIGVSTLLWADLSNRYVWVVLLVTLLFGAIGWVDDYRKVIEKNSRGLPSRWKYFWQSVFGLGAAIFLYMTAATPVETTLILPMLKDYSIPLGAGFIVLTYFVIVGSSNAVNLTDGLDGLAIMPTVMVGGGLGIFCYLSGNVKFAEYLLIPYVPGAGELIVFCGALIGAGLGFLWFNTYPAQVFMGDVGALALGAALGTIAVIVRQEIVLFIMGGVFVMETLSVVIQVASFKLTGRRVFRMAPIHHHFELKGWPEPRVIVRFWIITVILVLVGLATLKLR; translated from the coding sequence ATGCTGCTGCTGCTAGCGGAGTATCTGCAACAGTTCTACAAAGGCTTCGCGGTCTTCCAGTACCTGACCCTGCGCGGGATTCTCGGTGTACTGACCGCGCTGGTCTTGTCGCTGTGCTATGGACCGTGGATGATCCGCACCCTGCAGAACCGTCAGATCGGCCAGTCCGTTCGTAATGATGGCCCGCAATCTCACCTGTCCAAGTCGGGTACTCCGACCATGGGTGGCGCGTTGATCCTGTCGTCCATCGGCGTCAGCACCCTGCTGTGGGCTGACCTGTCCAACCGTTACGTCTGGGTCGTGTTGCTGGTGACCTTGCTGTTCGGCGCCATCGGCTGGGTCGACGACTACCGCAAAGTGATCGAGAAGAACTCCCGTGGCTTGCCAAGCCGCTGGAAGTATTTCTGGCAGTCGGTATTTGGCCTCGGCGCGGCGATCTTCCTTTATATGACCGCCGCCACTCCGGTGGAAACCACCCTGATCCTGCCGATGCTCAAGGATTACAGCATTCCGCTGGGCGCCGGCTTCATCGTGCTGACCTACTTCGTAATCGTCGGTTCGAGCAACGCGGTCAACCTGACCGATGGCCTCGACGGCCTGGCGATCATGCCGACCGTGATGGTCGGTGGTGGCCTGGGCATTTTCTGCTACCTGTCCGGTAACGTGAAATTCGCCGAATACCTGCTGATTCCTTATGTGCCGGGTGCGGGCGAGCTGATCGTGTTCTGCGGCGCGTTGATCGGAGCCGGCCTGGGCTTCCTCTGGTTCAACACCTATCCGGCACAAGTCTTCATGGGTGACGTCGGCGCACTGGCGCTGGGCGCGGCCCTGGGCACCATCGCGGTGATCGTCCGTCAGGAAATAGTCCTGTTCATCATGGGCGGCGTGTTCGTGATGGAAACCCTGTCAGTGGTCATTCAGGTTGCCTCCTTTAAGCTGACCGGTCGCCGCGTATTCCGCATGGCACCGATACACCACCACTTTGAACTCAAGGGCTGGCCCGAGCCGCGCGTGATCGTCCGTTTCTGGATCATCACCGTGATTCTCGTGTTGGTCGGCCTTGCCACCCTGAAGCTGAGGTAG
- the murF gene encoding UDP-N-acetylmuramoyl-tripeptide--D-alanyl-D-alanine ligase: MLKALKLSDLAGALNARLISADASFDGVSIDSRAIKPGQLFIALAGPRFDGHDYLNDVAAKGAVAALVEREVADSTLLQLLVSDTRQALGQLGALNRKAFTHQVAAVTGSSGKTTVKEMLASILRTRGPVLATRGNLNNDLGVPLTLLELAPEHTAAVIELGASRLGEIAYTVAMTKPHVAILNNAGTAHVGEFGGPEKIVEAKGEIIEGLEADGVAVLNLDDKAFGIWKTRAGDRKVLTFALSNTSADFYGSDLATDARGCPAFNLHSPEGVERVQLNLLGTHNVANAMAAAAAAHALGVSLFGIATGLGAVQPVKGRTVAQLATNGMRVIDDTYNANPTSMCAAVDILAGFSGRTVLVLGDIGELGDWAEQGHRDVGEYARGKVSALYAVGPMMVHAANAFGPQAFHFSTQAELIKALGAEQDTNTTILIKGSRSAAMENIVAALCGTSLEKH, encoded by the coding sequence GTGCTTAAAGCCTTGAAACTGAGTGATCTGGCCGGCGCGCTGAATGCCCGCCTGATTTCTGCCGATGCCAGCTTCGACGGTGTCAGCATCGACAGCCGTGCGATCAAACCGGGTCAGCTGTTCATTGCCTTGGCCGGTCCGCGCTTCGATGGTCATGACTACCTCAATGACGTGGCGGCCAAGGGCGCCGTGGCGGCATTGGTCGAGCGTGAAGTGGCCGACAGCACACTGCTGCAATTGCTGGTCAGCGATACCCGTCAGGCACTCGGCCAGTTGGGCGCGCTGAACCGCAAAGCCTTCACGCATCAGGTCGCAGCGGTCACCGGTTCCAGCGGCAAGACCACAGTCAAGGAAATGCTCGCGAGCATCCTGCGCACGCGCGGTCCGGTGCTGGCGACCCGTGGCAATCTGAATAATGACCTCGGCGTTCCGCTGACCCTGCTCGAACTGGCGCCGGAGCATACCGCCGCCGTGATCGAACTGGGTGCCTCGCGCCTGGGTGAAATTGCCTACACCGTGGCCATGACCAAACCCCACGTGGCCATTCTCAACAATGCCGGGACCGCCCACGTTGGCGAGTTCGGCGGGCCGGAAAAAATCGTCGAAGCCAAGGGCGAGATTATTGAAGGGCTGGAGGCCGATGGCGTCGCCGTTCTCAATCTCGACGACAAGGCATTCGGTATCTGGAAGACGCGCGCCGGTGATCGCAAAGTGCTGACGTTCGCCTTGAGCAACACCAGCGCTGACTTCTACGGCAGCGACCTGGCCACCGATGCGCGCGGTTGCCCGGCGTTCAATCTGCACAGCCCCGAAGGTGTGGAGCGCGTGCAATTGAACCTGCTCGGCACCCACAACGTGGCTAATGCCATGGCCGCTGCGGCGGCTGCCCATGCGTTGGGTGTGTCGCTGTTCGGCATCGCCACCGGCCTCGGCGCAGTGCAACCGGTCAAGGGTCGTACCGTTGCGCAACTGGCGACCAACGGCATGCGCGTGATCGATGACACTTACAACGCAAACCCCACCTCGATGTGCGCCGCCGTTGATATACTCGCCGGCTTTTCCGGACGCACCGTTCTGGTGCTCGGGGATATCGGCGAGTTGGGCGATTGGGCGGAGCAGGGGCATCGCGACGTGGGCGAGTACGCCCGTGGCAAGGTTTCCGCGCTGTACGCCGTCGGACCCATGATGGTTCACGCCGCCAACGCCTTCGGTCCACAGGCTTTTCACTTCAGCACGCAGGCTGAACTGATCAAGGCCCTGGGCGCCGAGCAAGACACAAACACCACCATTTTGATCAAGGGCTCGCGCAGCGCCGCGATGGAAAACATCGTCGCCGCTTTGTGCGGGACCAGCCTGGAGAAACATTAA